In Capra hircus breed San Clemente chromosome 5, ASM170441v1, whole genome shotgun sequence, the DNA window GGACAAAGTGGGAGCCTCATAGCCTTCTAACCTATTCCTCAGGAGAGGTGCATTATCCGTTCTTCAGCACTGTTGCCGTACACACTCttttctcccccctccccgcACCCCTCCTCTCCACTGGAGCTGCTGCCATGGTTGCCAGGCATGGTTGCTAAGTCTCTGCATGGAAGGGTTGGCGTGGGCTGCACTGCCACTAACATTACCATGGTGAATCAGGGGACACCTGGTATAGGCTTGCAGGCAACCACCCCCACCCGGGACAGAATGAGCCTAAAAGGGGGGCACCTTGAGCTCCACTCCAGGTGGGGCTTGAACGAGCTAGGCACTGTGGCAGTGGTGACAGAGTGCTACACTGGAAAATGGGGGCCAGTTGTGTCATTTCAGTTGCTAGGGGATTAGTTTAGCCAAGGAAGCACACCATTCCTTCTCTATACCCTCTGAAAGGGTGCAAGTGCGTAAGCACTCCTTCCTCCACAAGTCTGAGCAGAGTTCAGGCCGAGAACAGTAGGACCCCCAAATCCTGGCTTCTGGATTGGGGGTTGGGAGAGCTTGCTTCAGAGAGAGGGCTCCATGGGTGCCCAAGGACAAACATCTAAGGATGAAAGTGTGGGCAGCTTCGATGGCTAAGACAGACTCCTGTCCTGCTGTGCCAGCAGCCCTGGGCACAACACTGAGAGGGCAAGGAGTTAAGGGTGTGGGGGTGACCCTTTTTGAGCTTGGAGGCAGCTCTCCCCCAGAGTTGCACAAAGGCTGCAGGCAAGCCACCACCTCCTCCCTCCACCGCATGGAAGCTGGTTACTCATCTCCTCTCTGCGCCCGAACGCCACTGCCGCTAAAAATAAACCCCCCAGCCGTGGGCCAGCCCTTTCTGCACCCCAACCCCCTGGAAACCAGCAGAGAGTGGCAGGCGGAGACCTTGAGTTCCATTCCCATCACCTCCctgatgaagaaataaaagtctGGGGCAGGATGTCAGGGACAGAACGCTGCTGGTCAGGCACCCCGAGAAGCAGGAGAATGAAGGGTTAAAACCGGCGGGAAGGTTGAAGagacgggggcgggggtgggggcatggTCATCTTGGCAAGAATAAGAACTCCCCTGCCCACTCGTGCGGGTCCCATCAGGCTTGCGGGACAAGAGCAGTGGGAAGGGGCGCCCAATCCCGGGCCCCAGGGGGCGGTCGTGCACGTGGGGGAGGTAGCAGCGCGGAGCCGTCCGCGCCGTGTcacatgcgcgcgcacacacacacagacaggcaCACACGTGTGCCTGGGTATATATAGTCCCCAGTCGCTGGGCCTGCCGCTCTGCAGTGGGCGCCGGCTCCCCGGGCTGGGAGGGGGCTTTCGGGgcgggtgggagggtggggggccggggtggggtggggcaggatgCTGGATGGCCAGCTCTTCTCCGAGGGGCCCGATAGCCCCCGGGAGCTCAAGGATGAGGAGTCTGGCAGCTGCCTCTGGGTGCAGAAATCCAAGCTGCTGGTGATCGAAGTGAAGACTATTTCCTGTCATTATAGTCGCCGCGCCCCTCCTCGACAGCTCATGGACTTCCAGGCCAGCCACTGGGTCCGCGGGCCCCAGAGCCGCACGTGAGTGAAGGAGGGGtaaggggaagagagaggtggGGCAGGGATTGGGGTCCGGACCTTCCCGTGGGCACCAGCCAGAGCTGCCTTCTCTTTTCCAcgcctcccccaaccccatccgGAAGGTTGGGGCCTGACTCATCCCGTTTGTTTGGGGGCACAGGAGTGGGCGTGAGAAAGGGCAGGTGAGATGGGGCAGATACTGTTAAAGTGTGCATGGAGAGATGGTGAGGAGTCCCGCTTCGACTTCAACCCTAACATATACGCAcgtgcacacgcgcacacactcacacacacccctccacccGGTGGCCCCAAGTGGCCTCCAGCGCTCCCAGCTCCCCGGACCTCGGCTCCCTTCCCCCACAAACTGCTCACCTGGGTTCCTGCTCATTGTCCCAGGTGTGGGCCGCGCCCGGGATCCCCTGAGCCGCCGCCCCGCcggccctgggcctccagggTGCTGCAGGAGGCGACCAACTGGCGGGCGGGGCCCCCGGCCGAGGCCCGAGCCCGGgagcaagagaaaaggaaagcggCGTCGCAGGAGCGGGAGGCCAAGGAGACCGAGCGAAAAAGGCGCAAGGCTGGTGGGGCCCGAAGGAGTCCCCCTGGTCGGCCCCGCCCGGAGCCTCGGAACGCCCTTCGGGTGGCCCACTCTGCAGGGCTCCCAGCTCCCTCAAGGCCCGAGCGCCTGGGGTCGGTGGGGCGACCGCCCCGTCCATCCGCGCAGCCGCAGAGCAATCCTGGGGCGGCGTGGGCGGGGCCCTGGGCTGGTCGGCGGCCAGGGCCCCCCAGCTACGAGGCTCACCTGCTGCTGAGAGGCGCTGCCGGGATGGCCCCGCGACGCCGCTGGGACCGGCCGCCACCCTACGTGGCTCCACCTTCTTACGAGGGCCCCCACAGGACCCTGGGGACTAAGCGAGGCCCCGAGCCCTCGCAGGCGCGCGCCTGTTCAACCTCTGCGCCGACTAGGACAGAGGGAGGGTGCGCAAAGAAGAGGCTAGATCCTCGGATCTACCGGGACGTCCTAGGGGCCTGGGGTCTCCGTCAGGGACGGGGTCTCTTGGGGGGATCCCCAGGCTGTGGAACAGACAGGCCAAGGCTGGAGTCCGGTAAGGGGGCCGCGGAGAAAAGCCCGAGGCTGGCTGCTGCTGTCCTGAAGAGTGGTAGCGACGGCCATCCCCAAGATAAAGCCGCTGGGAGCCCAGGCACCGTTCCTGCGGGGTCTGCCACTGCCACCCCTAGCCCCCCACGTCCCACTCCCAGGTCCAGACCCCATCTCAAGGGCTccggggaagggagggaagggagagaccaGACCTGGCTCCCCAAACGCTGGGTTCCCTCCATTAAAAAGCAGCCGCCCCGGCATAGCCAGACCCTTCCCAGACCCTGGGCTCCAGGAGGCACGGGATGGAGAGAGTCCCTGGGTCATAGAGGGGAGGCAGGACCCGAGACCTTGGAGGGTTGGAAGGCGACCCGACGCCCCCACACCCTGCCCCGAAGTTCCCGTGGCCCCGCTCGTCGGGAAGGCGTCTTTGTCATTGATGCCACTTGCGTGGTGATACGCTCCCAGTACGTCCCGACCCCTCGAACCCAGCATGTGCAGCTTTTGCCCGCCGGGGTGCCGCGCCTTGTGGGGAATGCCCCCAGCCAACCGAAACCCAAtaaagaggagggagagggggccGCGGTCCTTCCTTCCCCTTGCCGAAAGCTGCCATTGAGCAGTCGCCCTTCTCTCCAACCCAGTGAGGGACGCGGGCTCGAAGCTGAGGGCGGGAAGCCCGCGGACTCCTCACTGGAGGAGCGCGCCTCGCGCATCTTGGGGCTCCCGGTTGGCGAAGTAAACCTACAGGATCCCCCCACGCAGCCAGGTAGCCCAGAGCACTCAGCCTTAGGCCCACCGGCTTCGGGGGGAGCGCGCGGTGCCGAGGGATCGGAGAAAGTGGCGTCCGGCCTGCGGCGCACAGGCCGGGGCTGGGCGCGAGCCCCTGGACCCTATGCCGGGGCCCTGCGGGAAGCCGTGTCTCGCATCCGCCGCCACACCGCCCCGGACTCCGACTCAGACGAAGCTGCGGAGCTCAGCGTCCATAGCAGCTCTTCCGATGCGAGCGACACAGAAGCCTCGGGCGCCTCCTGGCGGAAAGAGCGGACCTGGCCCCCGGAAGGCGGGAAGACAGCCGAGCTGAACGGCAATGCCCGAGAGATTGTAGGTGCCATCAGCAAAAACGAGGAGGTCCTCTTCGGGGCGAGGGACATTAAGGGGACTCCACAGGGAAATAGGGAGCAACAGTGAGAGGCCCATTATTGTATTTGTGTCCCCTTTCTTCCTCACAGACTTCCTTGTACCCCTTACCTATACCCACCCATTCCTGTACTCAGCATAGAAGGCACACAGATGAGAGGGAGCACATGTcaattcaagattttttttttttccaggagagTTGAGGGTGTGCAGTAGACTTGAATGCCTGCTCCACCCAGTGCCTGTGGGTAAGGTCTTCTGCAGGGCCCAGTGCACTAACATGGAGCTGAGCAGAGAGGCCTAGGTGGGGTTAGGCAGGAGGGCAGGGATGGGATAGTCAGGGGAACTGCAGGGCAGGGCCTCTGGGCAGAAGGAAGAAGGTGATGGAGAGGCCTCAGACTGAGGTGATCAGGTGACAGAGAGGCCCTTGGCAGAAGCCACCAGCAAAGCAGAAGAGGAGTCACTGGTTTCACAGATCTCGGGTTCCAACCCCAACTCTGACACTGATTTGCTGGGTGACCTTAAGCAAGTCATTTCCCCTCTCCAGTTCCCATAGTATGTAAAATGAGGGGGTTCTGAGGTCCATTCCTGATGTTTTGGAGTCCTAGGAGAGGCTCTTATCTCAATCCTCCCCTCCACAAGACAGTTAGGAATAAGTGAAGAGTCTGAGGGTCTCTGGGTGGCTTCATGGACACCTGTATTCACTCTCAATTCAAGAGACCGTGCAGGGTTTGCAGAAGAGCCAAGTAAGTGGGCAAGGGCTCCTATTCCAGTCTCTCAGGTTTAGGTGTAGGATCCCCGAGGCAGGGCAGGATGGTGGCCTTTTCACTGTCCCTAGTTTGTGGTGGTCTGAGCTGGGGAGGGAAGGCACCCAATGAAGCAGCTTGGGACCCTTAGGCCTTCCCCTGTTCCTCCTCCCCAGTGTTCCTCAGTGATGCTCTAAATAGTTACCACTATTTCCCACCCAGGTGGAATCACCCATCTGAGAGAATCCTGAGAATGTCTTACATGTTTCTGCCTCTTCCAGAAACCAACAAGGGAAGGAAGAGGCTAGTCCCCAAAAGCCTGTAGGTGTGGGGTGTGATACTCGCTGTAGCCACTACGGGGCGCGCGCAGGTCGCGGATTTCCCTGTAGCTAGTCCCAGAGTCTTGCCAACCCCCGGCACTGCCAGTTAATCAATTGCTCCCTAGTTCCTGCGCGCGGGTCCCCTGCCCCGCCGTCTCCAGCCATGCGATATCGCGAGTAGGCCTCTGGCCTTGCAGACCTCTGGAGCGCGCGGAGCCCCTCTCTGTACTCGTCCACACCAAACAGCTTGGGATTCAGACACTGAAGTATTTTTTCTCTTCGATCTCGGACACCTCCTCTGTCTCTATTTACTAGCCATGTGAACTCGGCCAAATCActtcacctccctgagcctcagtctcctcatccgTCAAATGGGGGTTTATAAACACCTACCTcgcagggttgttgtgaggacttAATGCGATAATGTATGTAAAACGCCTTGCATAGTACCTGGTACACAGCAGGCGCTCAATAAATCTAAGCTTCCCTTGTCCAGCCTTGGCATCTTTTTCCTCTCACCGACCCATTCCCCACAGCATCCTTCTCCCCAGGGCTTCTGCGCTCCTTCCTGCTCGGTGGGCGGTGGAGGAGACCCCTTTTTCTGATGGAAACGCCGGTCCACCCCTGTCTCCCCCAGTGCGGACTCTCCCTtccttgccccccaccccacccccgctgaCTCTTCCCATTGCTTCGatgcactccccccaccccccattccGGGCAAGGGCTGAGTCAGCCTGGGTAAATTTAGCCGTCGACTAGGCAGGCGCGGGGGCTTCGCTCAGACTCAGTCGCCGAGTCCTGGCCCGGCCCTCGGCCCcgcctctgccccccacccccaccgagtCCTGCCAACAGGAACTCCTGCTCAGCGTTCCGATCCCCAGTCCCGCTCTCAAACCACTTAGAGTTTTGGTCTCCAATTATCTCAGTGTCGCTCCCCACCCGCACCCGGAGAGACTGGGCAGGACTGGGAGAGGGGCAGGGTAGGGAGGCCGCTGAATTGGACCCTAAACTGGGTGTCTGACCTTGGTTCAGTGAAAGGGGTTGGGCGGGGTAGGGGGGGAGGGGTCTTTGGGGGCTTTGAATTTAAGTGGATAACATTGGTCAGAATCACCCGGGAAGGTCCGTCCATCTCAGAACCTGCCTGGAAACCATACTGCCAGGTTTCAAGTTAGCTCTT includes these proteins:
- the DDN gene encoding dendrin isoform X2; its protein translation is MLDGQLFSEGPDSPRELKDEESGSCLWVQKSKLLVIEVKTISCHYSRRAPPRQLMDFQASHWVRGPQSRTCGPRPGSPEPPPRRPWASRVLQEATNWRAGPPAEARAREQEKRKAASQEREAKETERKRRKAGGARRSPPGRPRPEPRNALRVAHSAGLPAPSRPERLGSVGRPPRPSAQPQSNPGAAWAGPWAGRRPGPPSYEAHLLLRGAAGMAPRRRWDRPPPYVAPPSYEGPHRTLGTKRGPEPSQARACSTSAPTRTEGGCAKKRLDPRIYRDVLGAWGLRQGRGLLGGSPGCGTDRPRLESGKGAAEKSPRLAAAVLKSGSDGHPQDKAAGSPGTVPAGSATATPSPPRPTPRSRPHLKGSGEGREGRDQTWLPKRWVPSIKKQPPRHSQTLPRPWAPGGTGWRESLGHRGEAGPETLEGWKATRRPHTLPRSSRGPARREGVFVIDATCVVIRSQYVPTPRTQHVQLLPAGVPRLVGNAPSQPKPNKEEGEGAAVLPSPCRKLPLSSRPSLQPSEGRGLEAEGGKPADSSLEERASRILGLPVGEVNLQDPPTQPGSPEHSALGPPASGGARGAEGSEKVASGLRRTGRGWARAPGPYAGALREAVSRIRRHTAPDSDSDEAAELSVHSSSSDASDTEASGASWRKERTWPPEGGKTAELNGNAREIVGAISKNEEVLFGARDIKGTPQGNREQQ
- the DDN gene encoding dendrin isoform X1; translated protein: MMERTDVALCHIPSCLGRRQGLLKPWGSGGTWVEGSSFKQEPPHRCSCRRAPPRQLMDFQASHWVRGPQSRTCGPRPGSPEPPPRRPWASRVLQEATNWRAGPPAEARAREQEKRKAASQEREAKETERKRRKAGGARRSPPGRPRPEPRNALRVAHSAGLPAPSRPERLGSVGRPPRPSAQPQSNPGAAWAGPWAGRRPGPPSYEAHLLLRGAAGMAPRRRWDRPPPYVAPPSYEGPHRTLGTKRGPEPSQARACSTSAPTRTEGGCAKKRLDPRIYRDVLGAWGLRQGRGLLGGSPGCGTDRPRLESGKGAAEKSPRLAAAVLKSGSDGHPQDKAAGSPGTVPAGSATATPSPPRPTPRSRPHLKGSGEGREGRDQTWLPKRWVPSIKKQPPRHSQTLPRPWAPGGTGWRESLGHRGEAGPETLEGWKATRRPHTLPRSSRGPARREGVFVIDATCVVIRSQYVPTPRTQHVQLLPAGVPRLVGNAPSQPKPNKEEGEGAAVLPSPCRKLPLSSRPSLQPSEGRGLEAEGGKPADSSLEERASRILGLPVGEVNLQDPPTQPGSPEHSALGPPASGGARGAEGSEKVASGLRRTGRGWARAPGPYAGALREAVSRIRRHTAPDSDSDEAAELSVHSSSSDASDTEASGASWRKERTWPPEGGKTAELNGNAREIVGAISKNEEVLFGARDIKGTPQGNREQQ